One genomic window of Syngnathoides biaculeatus isolate LvHL_M chromosome 13, ASM1980259v1, whole genome shotgun sequence includes the following:
- the ubtfl gene encoding upstream binding transcription factor, like isoform X1, giving the protein MNGSGVSAPQSGRLKIIKDEWRQEDCLTLLERIRSLLPDGDAMKYKTTESHFDWDKVGFGNFTGEMCRQKWSKVSTEVRKYRTMTELIMDAIDFVKNPYKGKKLKTHPDFPKKPLTPYFRFFMEKRAKYAKIHPEMSNLDLTKILSKKYKELPDKKKQKYVAEFQREKEAFEKNMARFKHEHPELIEASKKSDLPEKPKTPQQLWYNHEKKTYMKMHPQVSQKELKEVLRRQWSQLSDKKRLKWISKALELQKDYEDSMRAYHEAHPDVANSDDHVRSVLTKAERQLKDKFDGRPTKPPPNGYSLYCAELMVNMKDVPSTERMVLCSKRWKMMTQKEKDLFQRRCEQRKKQYDMDLHRFLESLPEEERDRVVSEEKLGGARVPAGAVSSPHRAKSPPIKDEAQPELWAPQGAKERRDPKKSGKLPDSPKTAEEMWQHSVTADFLAKCRSDRRKAQAAMEDAWKAMEKKEKIPWIKKAAEDQKRYERELLDRRPSQKKAKFDGEPKKPPVSGYQMFSQELLTNGELNHFSLKERMVEIGKRWHTLTASQKDAYKKHVDATQARYRVLLDAWLQALSPQDRAAYKEFSSSKRRSTSKAGGGPAPKMPATAKGKATASKAAPPAAAKRAMAYRAKQDVESDSDDDDKSDSSDSDDDDEEDEDTSGSCDSEDDEHDDDEDEEQTSSDQSSDSD; this is encoded by the exons ATGAACGGCAGCGGCGTTTCTGCGCCTCAGAGCGGCAGACTTAAGATCATCAAAG ACGAGTGGCGTCAGGAGGACTGTCTGACCCTGCTGGAACGAATTCGCAGCCTGCTGCCCGACGGCGACGCCATGAAGTACAAAACCACCGAGTCGCACTTTGACTGGGACAAAGTCGGCTTCGGGAACTTCACGGGGGAAATGTGTCGGCAGAAGTGGAGCAAAGTTTCCACGGAG GTGCGCAAGTACCGAACCATGACGGAGCTCATCATGGACGCCATCGACTTTGTGAAAAACCCTTACAAAGGCAAGAAGCTGAAG ACGCATCCCGACTTCCCCAAGAAGCCCCTGACTCCGTACTTCCGCTTTTTCATGGAGAAACGAGCCAAGTATGCCAAAATCCACCCGGAGATGAGCAACTTGGACCTGACCAAGATTCTGTCCAAGAAGTACAAGGAGCTGCCCGACAAGAAGAAG CAAAAATATGTGGCCGAGTTCCAGAGGGAGAAGGAAGCCTTTGAGAAGAACATGGCCCGATTCAA GCACGAGCACCCCGAGCTGATAGAGGCCAGCAAAAAGTCGGACCTGCCCGAAAAGCCCAAAACTCCGCAGCAGCTTTGGTACAACCACGAGAAGAAAACCTACATGAAGATGCACCCGCAG GTGAGTCAGAAGGAGCTGAAGGAGGTTTTGAGGAGGCAATGGTCGCAGCTGTCAGACAAGAAGAGACTCAAGTGGATCAGCAAAGCGTTGGAGCTCCAGAAGGACTACGAG GACAGCATGCGAGCGTATCACGAAGCTCATCCGGACGTCGCCAACTCGGACGATCACGTCCGCTCCGTCCTCACAAAAGCCGAAAGGCAACTCAAGGATAAATTTGACGGGCGGCCGACGAAACCTCCTCC TAACGGCTACTCACTGTACTGCGCTGAGCTGATGGTGAACATGAAGGACGTCCCGAGTACGGAGCGAATGGTGCTGTGCAGCAAGCGCTGGAAGATGATGACCCAGAAGGAGAAGGACCTGTTTCAGAGGCGCTGCGAGCAg AGGAAGAAGCAGTACGACATGGACCTGCACAGGTTTCTGGAG AGTCTCCCGGAAGAGGAACGAGACCGAGTCGTGAGCGAGGAGAAGCTGGGTGGCGCCCGGGTTCCGGCGGGCGCAGTCTCCAGTCCGCACAGAGCCAAGTCGCCGCCTATCAAG GACGAGGCGCAGCCTGAGCTTTGGGCGCCCCAGGGCGCCAAGGAGCGACGCGACCCCAAGAAGAGCGGCAAGCTCCCCGACTCCCCCAAAACGGCCGAGGAGATGTGGCAGCACAGCGTCACCGCCGACTTCCTCGCCAAATGCAGA AGCGACCGCAGGAAGGCGCAAGCGGCCATGGAGGACGCGTGGAAGGCcatggagaagaaggagaagattcCCTGGATCAAGAAGGCCGCTGAGGACCAGAAGCGATACGAG AGGGAGCTGCTGGACCGGAGGCCGAGTCAGAAGAAGGCCAAGTTCGACGGAGAACCAAAGAAACCTCCGGT GAGCGGCTACCAGATGTTCTCTCAGGAGCTCCTGACCAATGGGGAGCTGAACCACTTCAGCCTGAAGGAGCGAATGGTGGAGATCGGCAAACGTTGGCACACGCTGACGGCGAGCCAGAAGGACGCCTACAAGAAACACGTGGACGCTACGCAGGCGCGATACCGCGTGCTGCTGGACGCCTGGCTTCAG GCTTTGTCTCCGCAGGATCGTGCAGCCTACAAGGAATTCTCCTCCTCG AAGCGCCGTAGTACGTCGAAAGCCGGGGgcggccccgcccccaaaatGCCGGCGACGGCCAAGGGCAAAGCGACGGCCTCCAAGGCGGCGCCTCCAGCGGCGGCCAAACGGGCGATGGCGTACCGGGCCAAG CAGGATGTGGAGTCCGACTCTGACGACGACGACAAGAGCGACTCGTCCGATTCCGACGATGACGACGAGGAAGACGAGGACACCTCCGGCAGCTGCGACAGCGAAGACGACGAG cacgacgacgacgaggatgaAGAGCAGACGTCTTCCGACCAATCCAGTGACTCTGACTAG
- the ubtfl gene encoding upstream binding transcription factor, like isoform X2, translating to MNGSGVSAPQSGRLKIIKDEWRQEDCLTLLERIRSLLPDGDAMKYKTTESHFDWDKVGFGNFTGEMCRQKWSKVSTEVRKYRTMTELIMDAIDFVKNPYKGKKLKTHPDFPKKPLTPYFRFFMEKRAKYAKIHPEMSNLDLTKILSKKYKELPDKKKQKYVAEFQREKEAFEKNMARFKHEHPELIEASKKSDLPEKPKTPQQLWYNHEKKTYMKMHPQVSQKELKEVLRRQWSQLSDKKRLKWISKALELQKDYEDSMRAYHEAHPDVANSDDHVRSVLTKAERQLKDKFDGRPTKPPPNGYSLYCAELMVNMKDVPSTERMVLCSKRWKMMTQKEKDLFQRRCEQRKKQYDMDLHRFLESLPEEERDRVVSEEKLGGARVPAGAVSSPHRAKSPPIKDEAQPELWAPQGAKERRDPKKSGKLPDSPKTAEEMWQHSVTADFLAKCRSDRRKAQAAMEDAWKAMEKKEKIPWIKKAAEDQKRYERELLDRRPSQKKAKFDGEPKKPPVSGYQMFSQELLTNGELNHFSLKERMVEIGKRWHTLTASQKDAYKKHVDATQARYRVLLDAWLQALSPQDRAAYKEFSSSKRRSTSKAGGGPAPKMPATAKGKATASKAAPPAAAKRAMAYRAKDVESDSDDDDKSDSSDSDDDDEEDEDTSGSCDSEDDEHDDDEDEEQTSSDQSSDSD from the exons ATGAACGGCAGCGGCGTTTCTGCGCCTCAGAGCGGCAGACTTAAGATCATCAAAG ACGAGTGGCGTCAGGAGGACTGTCTGACCCTGCTGGAACGAATTCGCAGCCTGCTGCCCGACGGCGACGCCATGAAGTACAAAACCACCGAGTCGCACTTTGACTGGGACAAAGTCGGCTTCGGGAACTTCACGGGGGAAATGTGTCGGCAGAAGTGGAGCAAAGTTTCCACGGAG GTGCGCAAGTACCGAACCATGACGGAGCTCATCATGGACGCCATCGACTTTGTGAAAAACCCTTACAAAGGCAAGAAGCTGAAG ACGCATCCCGACTTCCCCAAGAAGCCCCTGACTCCGTACTTCCGCTTTTTCATGGAGAAACGAGCCAAGTATGCCAAAATCCACCCGGAGATGAGCAACTTGGACCTGACCAAGATTCTGTCCAAGAAGTACAAGGAGCTGCCCGACAAGAAGAAG CAAAAATATGTGGCCGAGTTCCAGAGGGAGAAGGAAGCCTTTGAGAAGAACATGGCCCGATTCAA GCACGAGCACCCCGAGCTGATAGAGGCCAGCAAAAAGTCGGACCTGCCCGAAAAGCCCAAAACTCCGCAGCAGCTTTGGTACAACCACGAGAAGAAAACCTACATGAAGATGCACCCGCAG GTGAGTCAGAAGGAGCTGAAGGAGGTTTTGAGGAGGCAATGGTCGCAGCTGTCAGACAAGAAGAGACTCAAGTGGATCAGCAAAGCGTTGGAGCTCCAGAAGGACTACGAG GACAGCATGCGAGCGTATCACGAAGCTCATCCGGACGTCGCCAACTCGGACGATCACGTCCGCTCCGTCCTCACAAAAGCCGAAAGGCAACTCAAGGATAAATTTGACGGGCGGCCGACGAAACCTCCTCC TAACGGCTACTCACTGTACTGCGCTGAGCTGATGGTGAACATGAAGGACGTCCCGAGTACGGAGCGAATGGTGCTGTGCAGCAAGCGCTGGAAGATGATGACCCAGAAGGAGAAGGACCTGTTTCAGAGGCGCTGCGAGCAg AGGAAGAAGCAGTACGACATGGACCTGCACAGGTTTCTGGAG AGTCTCCCGGAAGAGGAACGAGACCGAGTCGTGAGCGAGGAGAAGCTGGGTGGCGCCCGGGTTCCGGCGGGCGCAGTCTCCAGTCCGCACAGAGCCAAGTCGCCGCCTATCAAG GACGAGGCGCAGCCTGAGCTTTGGGCGCCCCAGGGCGCCAAGGAGCGACGCGACCCCAAGAAGAGCGGCAAGCTCCCCGACTCCCCCAAAACGGCCGAGGAGATGTGGCAGCACAGCGTCACCGCCGACTTCCTCGCCAAATGCAGA AGCGACCGCAGGAAGGCGCAAGCGGCCATGGAGGACGCGTGGAAGGCcatggagaagaaggagaagattcCCTGGATCAAGAAGGCCGCTGAGGACCAGAAGCGATACGAG AGGGAGCTGCTGGACCGGAGGCCGAGTCAGAAGAAGGCCAAGTTCGACGGAGAACCAAAGAAACCTCCGGT GAGCGGCTACCAGATGTTCTCTCAGGAGCTCCTGACCAATGGGGAGCTGAACCACTTCAGCCTGAAGGAGCGAATGGTGGAGATCGGCAAACGTTGGCACACGCTGACGGCGAGCCAGAAGGACGCCTACAAGAAACACGTGGACGCTACGCAGGCGCGATACCGCGTGCTGCTGGACGCCTGGCTTCAG GCTTTGTCTCCGCAGGATCGTGCAGCCTACAAGGAATTCTCCTCCTCG AAGCGCCGTAGTACGTCGAAAGCCGGGGgcggccccgcccccaaaatGCCGGCGACGGCCAAGGGCAAAGCGACGGCCTCCAAGGCGGCGCCTCCAGCGGCGGCCAAACGGGCGATGGCGTACCGGGCCAAG GATGTGGAGTCCGACTCTGACGACGACGACAAGAGCGACTCGTCCGATTCCGACGATGACGACGAGGAAGACGAGGACACCTCCGGCAGCTGCGACAGCGAAGACGACGAG cacgacgacgacgaggatgaAGAGCAGACGTCTTCCGACCAATCCAGTGACTCTGACTAG